From Clarias gariepinus isolate MV-2021 ecotype Netherlands chromosome 2, CGAR_prim_01v2, whole genome shotgun sequence, one genomic window encodes:
- the LOC128545362 gene encoding genetic suppressor element 1-like isoform X2, whose protein sequence is MSHEPKSPSLGMISTATRTTATVSPLTPSPISGTVLANGNTASQSSHSGFAAALRKLAKQAEEPRGATSISGESSPVSSPATNHSSPVGTPKRGPGLGAPSAAHSVSSTPPVVTIAPTKTVNGMWRSEGRQAEAALRGSARERLPSDPPPPLPPPPQEKSVTSIPPHLMGAPYPFGLSPSAVMQDPRLQALNLSRQMSHVLPSGAVPVGAVSLGAVSEEYLRSGFRPYGSAEELRLSSLPLGLDPGYFRSGYLAYPALSSYRMDESLCLSALRSPYYQLPAGGAVPSLHPSTAHLHLPGVRYPAELSHQSLTALQNERLQMEDKLRQREREREREKEREKERERERERERERVREREREEERERERELERQKERAKEREVQAVRAMEKHVLSQELHAHAHAHTLSHRQHIEDRAKLTPNRAENKTKEAALLTPKPLQPGLYPSPGGHTPLPMPSLVPTPGERLGPGTVLLQRQGEEERWLARQRRLRADMADRQGPASETLQHSTELETHEPQTDTQRPHSRQQDLNTRELPQHLGAPPPLISPKPTPPNPPTTLWNPVSLINSLSNARRAYDPPFLPSRPPPGLTKPECPDRNLPKRTPGLLEHSTFLTEQEKPSQSVLNKPRPSFPVPAPFGELRGTKRAGSPIRGFPQCPRREPTLVYDHALQQHRTLLSKLDLEEKRRREAREKGYYYELDDSYDESDEEEVKAHLKRVTEQPPLKFDQSTEKLDFLAVFGLTTVSHRNELLERKRKKRRKMMRERSPSPVSAQSKRQTPPTPASTLSTRYTPEEMDRAPELENKKHFLTMFNLNHVSQEQRIEKEKVVNLLDAIKKKTITLDTLRYATCSPCSSPPTTASDPTAPSTPCQTNRKPHTHSRTPTPPGPTRQQHHHHHHHHTVSQPDLPRPSQPSDILCPKEPPPLTPLQEQSRLGEVPPIRRAPSQQNSSRPLLTQLKERPHGLNGMSDHSRSRPWESLNAEEFAQRFHQSVLQSTHKSQLKPKGGIPGAPESNHKLNNVRYTPSEHQGAPNRLPYSHTNGHACHPATHHEPGLSDERSAEEDTTEEEEEEDDDDEDEEEEQKYIPKWKGIEAIVEAYQEYMDERDIESEVLQTECRRMEAQHYHLSVTADQLSVSMGELLAQRQRLALDRERMQAELEHFRKCLALPARLLHRGHYKGPPPR, encoded by the exons GCGCCACCTCCATCAGCGGCGAATCGTCTCCCGTTTCCTCTCCAGCCACCAATCATAGCTCTCCGGTGGGCACGCCCAAGCGAGGTCCGGGTCTCGGGGCTCCTTCCGCCGCCCACAGCGTGTCGAGTACGCCGCCCGTGGTCACCATCGCGCCTACGAAAACAGTCAATGGCATGTGGAGGAGTGAAGGGAGACAG GCTGAAGCTGCATTGAGAGGGTCCGCCCGAGAACGGCTGCCCTCagaccctcctcctcctcttcctcctccgcctCAGGAGAAGAGTGTCACCTCTATTCCCCCTCACCTCATGGGGGCGCCTTATCCATTCGGCCTGAGCCCCAGCGCAGTCATGCAGGATCCTCGTCTGCAAGCCCTTAA TTTATCACGTCAGATGTCTCATGTCCTGCCGTCGGGCGCTGTACCAGTCGGCGCAGTGTCTTTGGGGGCGGTGTCAGAGGAATACCTGCGCAGTGGGTTCCGTCCTTATGGTTCTGCCGAGGAGCTGCGACTCTCTTCACTACCGTTAGGGCTGGACCCAGGGTACTTCCGCTCAGGATATCTGGCCTACCCTGCCCTATCCtcatacag AATGGATGAGTCCCTCTGTTTATCTGCCCTCCGCTCACCCTACTACCAGCTGCCAGCGGGGGGAGCCGTGCCCTCCCTGCATCCTAGCACTGCTCACCTCCACCTGCCAGGGGTGCGCTACCCTGCAGAGCTCAGCCATCAGTCTCTGACAGCCCTGCAGAAcgagag GCTGCAGATGGAGGACAAGCTTCGCCAGCGCGAGAGAGAGCGGGAGCgcgagaaggagagagagaaggagcgagagagagagcgagaacgGGAACGAGAGCGCGTCCGAGAGAGGGAGCGGgaggaggaaagagaaagagagagagagctggagCGACAGAAAGAGAGGGCGAAAGAGAGGGAAGTCCAGGCGGTTCGGGCCATGGAGAAGCACGTCTTGAGCCAGGAGCTACACGCGCACGCTCAcgctcacactctctctcacaggcAGCATATAGAAGACCGAGCCAAGCTTACACCAAACCGAGCAG AGAATAAAACCAAAGAGGCCGCACTCCTGACCCCGAAGCCTCTGCAGCCTGGCTTGTATCCCTCCCCGGGTGGCCACACTCCACTCCCGATGCCCAGTCTGGTTCCCACCCCTGGGGAGCGGTTAGGACCGGGGACTGTGTTGCTCCAGCGCcagggagaggaggagagatggCTGGCGCGCCAGAGGAGGCTGAGAGCAGACATGGCTGACAGACAAGGCCCGGCGTCTGAGACTTTACAGCACAGCACAGAGTTGGAGACACATGAAccgcagacagacacacagag GCCCCACTCACGCCAGCAGGACTTGAATACCAGAGAGCTACCTCAACACCTGGGAGCGCCACCTCCTCTCATCTCCCCCAAACCCACCCCTCCTAACCCCCCCACCACTCTCTGGAATCCTGTGTCCCTCATCAACTCTCTCTCAAATGCACGTCGAGCGTATGACCCGCCTTTCCTTCCAAGTCGTCCACCTCCAGGATTGACTAAACCCGAGTGTCCAGACAGGAACCTTCCTAAAAGGACCCCGGGGCTCCTGGAGCACAGCACCTTCCTTACAGAGCAGGAGAAGCCAAGCCAGAGCGTCCTGAATAAGCCGAGGCCATCCTTTCCTGTGCCTGCTCCCTTTGGAGAGCTCAGGGGAACTAAAAGAGCAGGGTCTCCAATCAGGGGCTTCCCACAGTGTCCCAGACGAGAACCAACGCTGGTGTATGATCACGCACTGCAGCAGCACAGAACACTTCTGAGCAAGCTCGACCTGGAGGAGAAGAGACGAAGGGAGGCGAGAGAAAAGG GTTATTACTATGAGCTGGATGACTCTTATGATGAGAGTGATGAAGAAGAAGTAAAAGCTCATCTGAAGAGAGTAACTGAACAGCCTCCTCTCAAGTTTGACCAGTCTACGGAG aAACTGGACTTCTTGGCTGTGTTTGGACTGACCACAGTGTCTCACCGGAATGAGCTGTtggaaagaaagaggaaaaagaggagAAAGATGATGAGGGAGCGCAGCCCGTCTCCGGTGTCTGCCCAGAGTAAACGCCAGACTCCGCCCACGCCCGCATCCACCCTGTCCACCCGTTACACACCAGAGGAGATGGACAGAGCACCTGAACTAGAGAACAAGAAGCATTTTCTCACCATGTTCAACCTCAACCATGTCAGCCAAGAGCAAAGGatag aaaaagagaaagtagTGAACCTACTAGATGCCATCAAAAAGAAAACCATCACTCTTGATACACTCCGATATGCAACATGTTCACCCTGCTCCAGCCCTCCCACTACCGCCTCTG ATCCTACAGCACCATCCACACCCTgccaaacaaacagaaaaccgCACACACATTCCCGCACTCCCACTCCTCCTGGACCTACCAGacaacaacatcatcatcatcatcatcatcacactgtCAGCCAGCCCGACCTTCCCAGACCTTCACAGCCCTCCGACATCTTATGCCCTAAAGAGCCGCCTCCACTTACCCCGTTGCAAGAGCAGTCTCGTTTAGGCGAAGTCCCGCCAATCAGGAGAGCGCCAAGCCAGCAGAACAGCTCCCGACCTCTACTCACACAGCTGAAGGAGCGGCCTCATGGGCTCAATGGTATGAGTGATCACAGCAGGTCCCGACCCTGGGAGAGCCTCAATGCTGAGGAGTTTGCGCAACGGTTCCACCAGTCTGTACTGCAGTCTACACACAAATCCCAGCTTAAACCCAAAG GAGGTATCCCCGGAGCTCCAGAGTCGAACCACAAGCTTAACAACGTGCGCTACACCCCTTCAGAGCACCAGGGGGCGCCAAACCGACTACCTTACTCTCACACCAATGGCCATGCCtgccaccctgcaacccaccaTGAGCCAGGGTTGAGCGATGAGAGATCTGCTGAAGAGGACACCactgaggaggaagaagaagaagatgatgatgatgaagatgaagaagagGAGCAGAAGTACATTCCCAAATGGAAGGGTATTGAGGCCATAGTGGAGGCATATCAGGAGTACATGGATG AGAGGGATATAGAAAGTGAGGTTCTGCAGACTGAGTGTAGGAGAATGGAGGCTCAGCACTATCACCTGAGTGTTACAGCTGATCAGCTCTCTGTCAGCATGGGG GAGCTGTTGGCGCAGAGGCAGCGGCTGGCACTAGACAGGGAGCGAATGCAGGCCGAGCTCGAGCACTTCAGGAAGTGTCTGGCGTTGCCCGCTCGGCTCTTACACCGGGGCCACTATAAGGGGCCACCACCGAGGTGA
- the LOC128545362 gene encoding genetic suppressor element 1-like isoform X1 — translation MFGLKAPLYYLSGMSHEPKSPSLGMISTATRTTATVSPLTPSPISGTVLANGNTASQSSHSGFAAALRKLAKQAEEPRGATSISGESSPVSSPATNHSSPVGTPKRGPGLGAPSAAHSVSSTPPVVTIAPTKTVNGMWRSEGRQAEAALRGSARERLPSDPPPPLPPPPQEKSVTSIPPHLMGAPYPFGLSPSAVMQDPRLQALNLSRQMSHVLPSGAVPVGAVSLGAVSEEYLRSGFRPYGSAEELRLSSLPLGLDPGYFRSGYLAYPALSSYRMDESLCLSALRSPYYQLPAGGAVPSLHPSTAHLHLPGVRYPAELSHQSLTALQNERLQMEDKLRQREREREREKEREKERERERERERERVREREREEERERERELERQKERAKEREVQAVRAMEKHVLSQELHAHAHAHTLSHRQHIEDRAKLTPNRAENKTKEAALLTPKPLQPGLYPSPGGHTPLPMPSLVPTPGERLGPGTVLLQRQGEEERWLARQRRLRADMADRQGPASETLQHSTELETHEPQTDTQRPHSRQQDLNTRELPQHLGAPPPLISPKPTPPNPPTTLWNPVSLINSLSNARRAYDPPFLPSRPPPGLTKPECPDRNLPKRTPGLLEHSTFLTEQEKPSQSVLNKPRPSFPVPAPFGELRGTKRAGSPIRGFPQCPRREPTLVYDHALQQHRTLLSKLDLEEKRRREAREKGYYYELDDSYDESDEEEVKAHLKRVTEQPPLKFDQSTEKLDFLAVFGLTTVSHRNELLERKRKKRRKMMRERSPSPVSAQSKRQTPPTPASTLSTRYTPEEMDRAPELENKKHFLTMFNLNHVSQEQRIEKEKVVNLLDAIKKKTITLDTLRYATCSPCSSPPTTASDPTAPSTPCQTNRKPHTHSRTPTPPGPTRQQHHHHHHHHTVSQPDLPRPSQPSDILCPKEPPPLTPLQEQSRLGEVPPIRRAPSQQNSSRPLLTQLKERPHGLNGMSDHSRSRPWESLNAEEFAQRFHQSVLQSTHKSQLKPKGGIPGAPESNHKLNNVRYTPSEHQGAPNRLPYSHTNGHACHPATHHEPGLSDERSAEEDTTEEEEEEDDDDEDEEEEQKYIPKWKGIEAIVEAYQEYMDERDIESEVLQTECRRMEAQHYHLSVTADQLSVSMGELLAQRQRLALDRERMQAELEHFRKCLALPARLLHRGHYKGPPPR, via the exons GCGCCACCTCCATCAGCGGCGAATCGTCTCCCGTTTCCTCTCCAGCCACCAATCATAGCTCTCCGGTGGGCACGCCCAAGCGAGGTCCGGGTCTCGGGGCTCCTTCCGCCGCCCACAGCGTGTCGAGTACGCCGCCCGTGGTCACCATCGCGCCTACGAAAACAGTCAATGGCATGTGGAGGAGTGAAGGGAGACAG GCTGAAGCTGCATTGAGAGGGTCCGCCCGAGAACGGCTGCCCTCagaccctcctcctcctcttcctcctccgcctCAGGAGAAGAGTGTCACCTCTATTCCCCCTCACCTCATGGGGGCGCCTTATCCATTCGGCCTGAGCCCCAGCGCAGTCATGCAGGATCCTCGTCTGCAAGCCCTTAA TTTATCACGTCAGATGTCTCATGTCCTGCCGTCGGGCGCTGTACCAGTCGGCGCAGTGTCTTTGGGGGCGGTGTCAGAGGAATACCTGCGCAGTGGGTTCCGTCCTTATGGTTCTGCCGAGGAGCTGCGACTCTCTTCACTACCGTTAGGGCTGGACCCAGGGTACTTCCGCTCAGGATATCTGGCCTACCCTGCCCTATCCtcatacag AATGGATGAGTCCCTCTGTTTATCTGCCCTCCGCTCACCCTACTACCAGCTGCCAGCGGGGGGAGCCGTGCCCTCCCTGCATCCTAGCACTGCTCACCTCCACCTGCCAGGGGTGCGCTACCCTGCAGAGCTCAGCCATCAGTCTCTGACAGCCCTGCAGAAcgagag GCTGCAGATGGAGGACAAGCTTCGCCAGCGCGAGAGAGAGCGGGAGCgcgagaaggagagagagaaggagcgagagagagagcgagaacgGGAACGAGAGCGCGTCCGAGAGAGGGAGCGGgaggaggaaagagaaagagagagagagctggagCGACAGAAAGAGAGGGCGAAAGAGAGGGAAGTCCAGGCGGTTCGGGCCATGGAGAAGCACGTCTTGAGCCAGGAGCTACACGCGCACGCTCAcgctcacactctctctcacaggcAGCATATAGAAGACCGAGCCAAGCTTACACCAAACCGAGCAG AGAATAAAACCAAAGAGGCCGCACTCCTGACCCCGAAGCCTCTGCAGCCTGGCTTGTATCCCTCCCCGGGTGGCCACACTCCACTCCCGATGCCCAGTCTGGTTCCCACCCCTGGGGAGCGGTTAGGACCGGGGACTGTGTTGCTCCAGCGCcagggagaggaggagagatggCTGGCGCGCCAGAGGAGGCTGAGAGCAGACATGGCTGACAGACAAGGCCCGGCGTCTGAGACTTTACAGCACAGCACAGAGTTGGAGACACATGAAccgcagacagacacacagag GCCCCACTCACGCCAGCAGGACTTGAATACCAGAGAGCTACCTCAACACCTGGGAGCGCCACCTCCTCTCATCTCCCCCAAACCCACCCCTCCTAACCCCCCCACCACTCTCTGGAATCCTGTGTCCCTCATCAACTCTCTCTCAAATGCACGTCGAGCGTATGACCCGCCTTTCCTTCCAAGTCGTCCACCTCCAGGATTGACTAAACCCGAGTGTCCAGACAGGAACCTTCCTAAAAGGACCCCGGGGCTCCTGGAGCACAGCACCTTCCTTACAGAGCAGGAGAAGCCAAGCCAGAGCGTCCTGAATAAGCCGAGGCCATCCTTTCCTGTGCCTGCTCCCTTTGGAGAGCTCAGGGGAACTAAAAGAGCAGGGTCTCCAATCAGGGGCTTCCCACAGTGTCCCAGACGAGAACCAACGCTGGTGTATGATCACGCACTGCAGCAGCACAGAACACTTCTGAGCAAGCTCGACCTGGAGGAGAAGAGACGAAGGGAGGCGAGAGAAAAGG GTTATTACTATGAGCTGGATGACTCTTATGATGAGAGTGATGAAGAAGAAGTAAAAGCTCATCTGAAGAGAGTAACTGAACAGCCTCCTCTCAAGTTTGACCAGTCTACGGAG aAACTGGACTTCTTGGCTGTGTTTGGACTGACCACAGTGTCTCACCGGAATGAGCTGTtggaaagaaagaggaaaaagaggagAAAGATGATGAGGGAGCGCAGCCCGTCTCCGGTGTCTGCCCAGAGTAAACGCCAGACTCCGCCCACGCCCGCATCCACCCTGTCCACCCGTTACACACCAGAGGAGATGGACAGAGCACCTGAACTAGAGAACAAGAAGCATTTTCTCACCATGTTCAACCTCAACCATGTCAGCCAAGAGCAAAGGatag aaaaagagaaagtagTGAACCTACTAGATGCCATCAAAAAGAAAACCATCACTCTTGATACACTCCGATATGCAACATGTTCACCCTGCTCCAGCCCTCCCACTACCGCCTCTG ATCCTACAGCACCATCCACACCCTgccaaacaaacagaaaaccgCACACACATTCCCGCACTCCCACTCCTCCTGGACCTACCAGacaacaacatcatcatcatcatcatcatcacactgtCAGCCAGCCCGACCTTCCCAGACCTTCACAGCCCTCCGACATCTTATGCCCTAAAGAGCCGCCTCCACTTACCCCGTTGCAAGAGCAGTCTCGTTTAGGCGAAGTCCCGCCAATCAGGAGAGCGCCAAGCCAGCAGAACAGCTCCCGACCTCTACTCACACAGCTGAAGGAGCGGCCTCATGGGCTCAATGGTATGAGTGATCACAGCAGGTCCCGACCCTGGGAGAGCCTCAATGCTGAGGAGTTTGCGCAACGGTTCCACCAGTCTGTACTGCAGTCTACACACAAATCCCAGCTTAAACCCAAAG GAGGTATCCCCGGAGCTCCAGAGTCGAACCACAAGCTTAACAACGTGCGCTACACCCCTTCAGAGCACCAGGGGGCGCCAAACCGACTACCTTACTCTCACACCAATGGCCATGCCtgccaccctgcaacccaccaTGAGCCAGGGTTGAGCGATGAGAGATCTGCTGAAGAGGACACCactgaggaggaagaagaagaagatgatgatgatgaagatgaagaagagGAGCAGAAGTACATTCCCAAATGGAAGGGTATTGAGGCCATAGTGGAGGCATATCAGGAGTACATGGATG AGAGGGATATAGAAAGTGAGGTTCTGCAGACTGAGTGTAGGAGAATGGAGGCTCAGCACTATCACCTGAGTGTTACAGCTGATCAGCTCTCTGTCAGCATGGGG GAGCTGTTGGCGCAGAGGCAGCGGCTGGCACTAGACAGGGAGCGAATGCAGGCCGAGCTCGAGCACTTCAGGAAGTGTCTGGCGTTGCCCGCTCGGCTCTTACACCGGGGCCACTATAAGGGGCCACCACCGAGGTGA